In Gemmatimonadaceae bacterium, the genomic stretch CGCCTTCCGCACCGCGCGCGTATTGCTGCAGGACTTCACCGGCGTGCCGTGCGTGGTGGACCTCGCGGCCATGCGCGATGCCATCGCCGCCCTGGGCGGCAAGCCGGGCCGCATCAACCCGTTGCAGCCCGTCGACCTCGTGATCGATCACTCGGTTCAGGTGGATGAATACGGGACCGAAGCGGCGTTCATGCTCAACGTTGGGCTCGAATACGAACGCAACCTTGAACGGTATCAGTTCCTGCGCTGGGGTCAGACCGCGTTCGACAACTTCCGCGTGGTTCCGCCGGGCACCGGCATCTGTCACCAGGTGAACCTGGAGTACCTCGGTCGGGTGGTCTTTACCCGCGAGGAGGCGGGCGAGACGCTCGCGTATTGCGACTCGCTGGTCGGCACCGACTCGCACACCACGATGATCAACGGCCTCGGCGTGATGGGCTGGGGCGTCGGCGGCATCGAAGCCGAAGCGGCGATGCTCGGGCAACCCGTGTCGATGCTCATTCCCGAAGTCGTCGGCTTCAAGCTCACCGGCAAGCTTCCGCTTGGGGCCACGGCGACGGACCTCGTGCTGACATGTACCGAGATGCTCCGCAAGAAGAAGGTGGTGGGGAAGTTCGTCGAGTACTACGGCGACGGTCTCTCGTCGCTCGCCCTCGCCGATCGCGCGACGATCGCCAACATGGCCCCCGAATACGGGGCGACCATGGGGTTCTTCCCGGTCGATGCGGAGACGCTCAGGTACCTGCGACTCTCCGGCCGCAGCGAGGAACACGTGGCCCTGGTGGAGGCCTATTGCCGGGCGCAGGGGCTCTTCCGCGAGGACGGCATGGCGCCGCCCGTGTTCTCCGACGCGATCGAGCTCGACCTGTCGACCGTCGTGCCGTCCCTCGCCGGGCCAAAGCGTCCGCAGGACCGCATCGCACTCACCGACGTGAAGGCCAACTACAACGCATCGCTCAAGGCGGAAAAAGAGCGACTCACGGCCGCCGTTGCCGCGAAGGTTCCCGGATCCCCGGCAGCGGCGATGGTGTCGGAGGGCGGGCTGGGTTCCGTCGGCGAACACAGCGTGGATTGCGAGCATCGCGGGCAGAAGTTCGCGCTCAGGGACGGCGCGGTCGTCATCGCCGCCATCACCAGCTGCACGAACACCTCCAACCCCAGTGTCATGCTTGCCGCCGGACTGCTCGCGCAGAAGGCGGTCGCGCGTGGCCTGCAGGTGCGGCCCTGGGTGAAGACCTCCCTCGCCCCCGGATCGAAGGTCGTCCGCGAGTACTTCGCCAAGGCCGGTGTGCAGCCGGCCCTCGATGCGCTCGGCTTCCAGATCGTCGGCTATGGTTGCACCACGTGCATCGGCAACTCCGGCCCGCTTCCCGATTCGATCAGCACCGCGATCGACCACGGCAATCTCACCGTGGCCGCGGTGCTCTCGGGGAACCGCAACTTCGAAGGGCGCGTGAATCCGCAGACGCGGTTCAACTACCTCGCGTCCCCTCCGCTCGTCGTGGCCTACGCGCTGGCCGGTCGGATGGACATCGACTTCGATCGCGAGCCCATCGGCGTCGGCAGTGCCGGCCCGGTATTCCTGCGCGAGATCTGGCCCACGCCAAAGGAGGTCGAAGACGTGGTGCTCAGCTCCGTGAAGCGCGAGCAGTTCCAGCGGGAGTACGCCGACGTCTTTGCCGGCGACGCCGAGTGGCAGGCCATTCGCATCCCGACCGGCGATCGCTACACGTGGGACGGGAACTCTACCTACGTGAAGCATCCGCCCTACTTCGAGGGCATGACGATGACGCCGCCCGGGATCGTGCCGATCACCGGCGCACGCGTCCTCGGCATGTTCGGCGACTCGATCACAACGGACCACATCTCGCCTGCCGGTTCGATCGCCGAGAAGTCGCCGGCGGGGCAGTGGCTGCTCTCGCTCGGCGTCGCAAAGAAGGACTTCAACTCCTATGGCGCGCGACGTGGCAACCACGAGGTGATGATGCGCGGCACCTTCGCCAACATCCGCCTCAAGAACGACCTGACGCCGGGCATGGAGGGTTGGTGGACGCGCACCGCGCCGGGCGCCGAGCCCACGTCGTTCTTTGCGGCGAGCGAGGCCTACGCCGCGTCGAAGACGCCGCTCGTGGTGATCGCCGGCAAGGAGTACGGGACCGGATCGTCCCGTGACTGGGCCGCCAAGGGCACCATGCTCCTGGGCGTGCGTGCCGTGATCGCCGAGTCCTTCGAACGGATCCACCGCTCGAATCTCGTCGGCATGGGCGTCCTTCCGTTGGAGTTCGTGGACGGGGCCACTCGAGTATCGCTTGGCCTCACCGGGTTCGAGACCTTCACGATCGAGGGGCTCGCCGAGGGCATGGCGCCGCGAGCGCGCCTGACCGTCGTCGCGAAGGACGCGGCTGGAGAGAAGCGTTTCCCCGTGCTGTCGCGCATCGATACGCCGGAAGAGCTCAACTACTATCGACACGGCGGCATCCTCGCCTACGTGCTACGGCAGCTCGCGAAATAACCCGGGCTCGCGTGCACCAAACGTGAATGCGGGCGAGCGACTGGGGGGAATCAGTCGCTCGCCCGCATTCTTCTGCTCAGATCGTCAGCGTGCGTCACCGAGCAGCGGAGGAAGTCTTCGGATCCATCGTTTCATCGTGCACTCCGGGTGTCAGGTGAATCGCGTCCTGCGTTCAGGGCAATGCAGAGCAACACGTGTTCCACGTCACAGCGCCAGCGTGTGGTACGCCGGCCGGCGGAAGACCTCGATCCGTGGCGGCGGCGATTGCTTCCGGTAGGCGTCGCAATGTCTCGTCCTGGTCCCGGTTTTCGAGGTAGGACGAATCTGCCGTCTGACGGCGACGGAGCCGCGATATGACGCAGGGGCGTGGCGATTCGCAGCAGTCGTGGCGATCTGCCACGCCCTCATCGGCGAAGCGGGCGAGCGTCCCGGCGCCAGCAAATCGTGCGTTCCGTCACTCTCGCCCGATCGTCCATCTGGGGCATCCCAGCCCTGTCCCGTTTCCATGGACGTTCACCGTCTCGCTCCATCCCTCGTTTTCGCTGCGCTGACCGCGTGCGGCGGATCGGCTGACGACTCCGCTGAGGCGGGTGGCGGCACCATCGTGTTTGCCGTGGCGGGTGAGCCCGAAACCCTCGTGCCGCCGTCGGTAATGTCGGTACAGGCCAGGATCCCCGTCGACCAGATCTTCGAGCCGCTCGCCTCACCCGGGCCCGAGGGCAGTACGCTCGGCGACGCCGGGTTCATGCCCCGTCTGGCGGCCAGTTGGCGCTGGAGCGCCGATTCATCGACCATCGACTTCTCCATCGACCCGACCGCGCACTTTCATGATGGTCGACGCGTCACGGCGAACGACGTGAAGTTCAGTCACGAGTTGTTCGTGGATCCCGCGGTCCAGTCCCCCAACGCGTCCTCGCTGCCCGCGATCGACTCCATCGTCGTGGTCGACTCGGCGACGGTCCGCGTCTGGTTCGGCGATCGTTCGCCGGAACGGTTCTTCAGGTTGGCCGCGAACCTGTTGGTCATGCCGCAGCACCTGCTCGCCTCCGTCGACAGAACCCGCCTTCCCGAGTCCGCGTTTGCGCAGGCCCCGGTCGGGAGCGGTCCGTACCGATTCGTGAAATGGGAGCGCGGTGCGACGATGGAACTCGCGGCCGACACCACACGCACCCGCAACCGTGCGCTGCCCGAGCGCCTGCTACTGCGCTTTGTGCCCGACCTCAATGCCGGAGCACGCAGCGTGGCTGCCGGCGAATCCGACTTCATCGAGAACCTGCGGCCCGAGGGGATGGCCCTGGTGGCACCGGATGGGCCAGCGCGCGTGGTGGAGTACGCGTCACCGGACCACGGCTACCTCCTGTTCAATACGCGCTCGAACGGCAATCGAAAGGCGGCACATCCCATTCTGGGAGAGCGCGCACTGCGGCGCGCGCTCGGCATGGCGATCGACCGGCGCGCGGTGGTCCGTAACGCGCTCGACTCGCTAGCGGTGGTGTCCACCGGGCCATTCTCGCGCGCATCATGGGCAGCGGACACCACGATCGCGCAGATCCCGTATGCGGTCGAGGCCGCGAGGGCGCTCCTGGATTCACTCGGCTGGCGCGATGCCAACGGCGACGGCATCCGGGAACGCCACGGACGGCCCCTGCGCTTCCAGGTGACCGTGCCCTCGGTGAGCGCCACACGTCGCCAGATCGCGGTGACGCTGCAGGAACAGCTCAGGCAGGTGGGTGTCGACGCCGTGATCGATGTCGCGGAGCCGGCGGTGCTCGCTCCTCGCCTCACCCAGGGGAAGTTTGACGCGTTCATCCATGTGTGGCACGGCGATGCGTCGCCATCGGGCATCGTTCAGGTCTGGGGGGGCCGCGACCTGGCGCAGTCGGCAAACTTCGGATGGTATGCGAGCGCCACCGTGGACTCGCTCCTCGACCTCGCTGGCCATGAGGCGACGCGCGATCGCGCGCGCACGTTCTACCGTGAGGCGTACGAGGTCATCGTACAGGACGCCCCGGCGATCTTTCTGTGGGAACCCCGCACATTTGCGCTCGTGCACAGGCGCATCAAGTTCGACCGGCTCGACGGCAGCGGCTGGTGGATGGGCATTCCAACCTGGCGGATCCCAGCCGCCGAACGCCTCCCGCGTGACCAGGTGAGGCGTTAGGCGGCACTCGTGCGGCCACGCGCGAGACACGGGCGGCGCGAGGCGCTGCACACCGCCCGCGCCCGTTGCCTTGCCGCGGCGTCGGCACCGGCGAACGCCAGCCCGTTGGTACCGCTACCTGGGGATTCGGCTCAGGTCGACATTGTTGCCGATCACGCCACCGAGGATCGCGCCGGCCGCGGCGCCGATCACCGCGCCCTTCAGCCGGTCGCGCTTCCCCGACGTCACGGCACCGATGGCAGCCCCTGCTACTGCGCCAATCGCGGCGTCGCGCTTGGTGTGCTTCACGACCCGAGGCCCGCTCGCACGGCCGGCGGTGCTGCCACCGCTCGACGGCGCGCGATAGATCCGCGGCTGGCGCGCCACCGCCTGCTGGTACGCGCCGGGCGGCGACGCGGCATAGCCCGGCTGGCCGTAGCCCTGAGCGTAGCCCGCTTCGATCGGCGAGAGGTACTGCTGAGGCATGTACGCCTGCGACGCGAGCGAGAGGTCCTGGCGCAGGGCCTCGTCGATGGCCGGCGTTTCGCGGCCACACCCAGCCAGCGACGCGACAGCAACCGCGGTGATCGACAGACGACGAATCATGGGGGCTCCGGTGGGGTCACCTGCTTCAAGGCACCCTGCGTGCCGCGCAACGCACCGTTGTGGTGCAACGCTTTGCGACCCGCTCCGTCACCCCGGCGGGTCAATCGGTTGTCCTCCCAAACGGGCACGAGCACCCGTGGCGCTGGTTCTGCCCCGACCCGACGCCGAGCCCGTTGCCGCGCCTCGTACCTGTCAGCATTATCCGCACACTCTTGCTGGGAGGCGTTCTCATGGCGTCACGCAGGTTGATGCATTCGACGGTTGCCGCCGCCCTGCTCGCACTCGCGCCCATGGTGGGCGCTGCGCAGCAGGCGGAGACAGGACCCAAGGTCGGCGACATGGCCCCGGATTTTGCGCTCAGGGGTTCGACGCGCTACGGCATACTTCGCGACCAGGTCAGGCTGTCGGACTATCGCGGCAACACGGTGGTCCTCGCGTTTTTCTTCAAGGCCAGGACGCGTGGTTGAACAGTGCAAATGGAGGCGTACCGTGATCAGTACGCCACGCTGTTCAACAATGGCCGCAAGGTCGTGGTGATCGGGATCAGTGTCGACGCCGACACGGCGCAGTACTCGTGGGCACGCGACGCGAACTTCCCGATGCTCTTTGGCTCGGACCCGGACGGCACCGTCGGCTCCCTGTACGGCGCCTACGACGCGGCCCGGAAGACGGACAACCGCTCGCTCTACGTCGTCGGCCCCGACGGCCGCATCACGTTCAAGGCCCAGCCGTTCCGCCAGATGGCGGAAGAGGCCTACACCGAACTTGCCGCCGCCGTGGACAAGGCCTCACCGAAGGAGCCGTAACGCCGCGCGGCACGACCGATACGGCGTCTGAGACCACGCGCTGGGTGAGCGGATCCTTCCGACTCACCCAGCGTCGTTTCCGGGCTCTCACGCATGGTGAATTTCCTCGCCTCGGAGCATTGTCCCCTTCCCGTTCGCCGACTGCTTCATTGCTGCACGCGCGCCCCCTCCTCGAGCACCTCCTCGACGTCGCCCTGCAGGCGGCCGATCCGCGGCGAGCGACGGCGCGGGTGGTCGCGGAACTCCCGCTCCGCACGGCACCGGGCGTCATCGCCATCGGGAAAGCGGCGGCTGGCATGGCGCTTGGCGCACTCGATGCCCTCGCGGAACGAGGGCTGACACCAACGCGGGGCGTCGTCGTCTCGCACACCGGCGAGCCCGCCACGATCGGCGGACTCCCGCATCTCCTAGGCAGCCACCCGCTGCCTGACGAGCGCTCGCGGTGCGCCGCCGAAACGCTCGCGGAGGTGGCAGGCCAGGCCCGACGACTCGATGACGTGCTCGTGCTCGTGTCCGGCGGCACCACCAGCCTCGTGGCGCAGGCGATCCCGGGGTCGCCGATCGAAGACCTCCGGCCGACGTTCGATGCCTTGCTGCGTTCGGGGCTCGCGATCCAGCCGATGAACCTGCTCCGACGCCGGCTGCTGCGGTGGGGGGCGGGTCGCCTCGCGGCCGCACTGGCGCCAGCACACATCCACTGCCTGATCGTGTCGGATGTGATGGGGAGCGACCTCGCGTCGATCGGATCGGGCCCCTGCGTGCGCGACCCCGCGACCGCGGAGGACGTTCGCGCCGCGTTCGTCGCCGCGGCGCCGTCGCTGCCGTCGTCGATTCGTGACGACCTGGGTCGCGCCATCCACCACGCGTCAGTCGAACCCCCGGTACCGGGCGGGGCGCGGTTCGACCGCGTGCAGACGCGTGTGATTCTCGAGAATCGCCACGCGCTCGCGGCCGTGCGCGAGGCGGCGCGCGCGGCGAGGCTCGCGGTGATCGAGGAGCCGCCGGCCGATGTGAGCGGAGAAGCGGCGGATGTGGGCGTCGCGCTCGCCCGCTCGCTGGCTGCCGCGCAGCGATCGTTAGGCGCCGGCGAGCGCCGGCTCTGGATCGGCGGTGGTGAGCCGACCGTCACCATCCCGGCCGGCGCCCAGGGCCGCGGCGGTCGATGCCAGGAACTCGCGCTGGCGTGTGCGCTCGAGTGGCACGCGCTGGGCGCTCGCAGCATCACGCTGCTCGCCGCAGGCACCGACGGGCGCGATGGCCCCACCGACGCCGCCGGCGCGGTCGTCGATGCGCACACCATCGACGCCATCCGCAACGCGGGACGTGACCCACGCGCGGACCTGCGCGCGCACGACTCGGGCAACGCCCTCGACGCGGCCGGGGCCTTGCTCCTGACCGGCCCCACCGGCACCAACGTCAACGACGTGGTCCTCGCGCTCATCGAGCACCCCGCCGACCAGCCCTGATAGCGAGTTCGCTGAAGCCAGACCGCTGAAGGCGTCCCGCAGGCGAAGCATGCCGGCCCGGTGGAACGTGAGTGGCTCACGGCCAACGAGCTCCGAGATGAGCTGCCAGCGGTCGCAAGCCACCGGGAACGCCGCGGACCCGACGGGATTGATGCCGGGGCTCATGGCGCGGCTCCCGTTACCGACCCGCCGACCGTTCCGATACCTTCTTTGACATGTCCAGGATCTTCAAGGTCGGAATCGTCCAGGAAACCGCCGCGTCGCCCGACATCGCGGCCAACGTCGCGCGCGCGGTCTCCGCCGTGCGTGCCGCACACGCACAGGGTGCGCAGGTCATTTGCCTGCAGGAGCTGTTCAATGCGCCCTACTTCTGCCAGACGCTCGACATGAAGTGGTTCGACCTGGCGGAGCCGATCCCCGGGCCCACCACCGATCGCATGCAGGCGCTGGCGAAGGAACTGGCCGTCGTGCTGATCGTGCCCATCTACGAACGCGAGGCCGCGGGTCTCTACCGCAATTCCGCGGCGGTCATCGACGCCGACGGCGCGCTGCTCGGCGTCTATCGCAAGATGCACATCCCCCACGACCCGCATTTCGAGGAGAAGTACTACTTCGCGCCCGGTGACACCGACGGGAGGGCACTGGCCGCGCCCGGCAAGGTCAAGGAAGCGGACGGCTTTCGGGTGTGGCGCACGCAGTACGCCAACATCGGCGTCCTCATCTGCTGGGACCAATGGTACCCGGAGGGCGCCCGACTCACGTCGCTCCTTGGCGCCGACATCCTGTTCTATCCCACCGCCATCGGGTGGCATCCGCGGGAGAAGGCGGAGTTCGGCGAGGCGCAGGTGACGGCGTGGCGCACGATCCAGCGTGCGCATGCGATTGCCAACGGCGTCTTCGTGGCGTCGCCGAATCGCGTGGGCTTCGAGACCGCGGCCGGCAGCGACGGCCTCGAGTTCTTCGGCAACTCCACGATCTACGACCCGTTCGGCCGCATCCTGGCCGAGGCGGGGACGGAACCGACGGTGCTCGTCGCGACGTGCGATACCGCGCGCATCGAGGACACGCGTCGCAACTGGCCGTTCCTCCGCGACCGTCGCATCGACGCGTACGGTGGACTCTCCTCACGGTTCCTTGGCTGACGTGACCAACTACCGGATGCCTGCCGAGTGGGCGCCGCACGCGGCGACGTGGCTCGCGTGGCCCCATCATGAGCCCGACTGGCCCGGCAAGTTCGCCCCCATCCCGTGGGTGTACGCCGAGATCGTGCGGGCGCTGCACACCTCCGAACGCGTGGAGATCCTCTGCCACGACGCGGCCGTGCGTGACGACGCCCGCGCCCGACTCGATGCGCACCACGTCGACCCGAACGGCTATCGCCTGCACCTCGTACCCTATGATCGCGGCTGGCTGCGGGACTCGCTGCCCACCATGGTCCACGACTCGGCGGGTCGTGTGGTGCTCGCCAACTGGCGTTTCAACGCGTGGGCGAAGTACGACAACTACGCCCTCGACGCCGAGCTGGGCCCCGCGGCGTCCACGATCACCGGGCACGACCGCATCGAGCCCATGCGACCCGACGGCACCACGCGTGTGGTGCTGGAAGGCGGGGCCATCGACACCAACGGCGCCGGCCTCTTCCTCACCACGGAGGAGTGCCTGCTGTCCCCGATCCAGGAGCGCAACCCGGGACTCGGGCGCCACGACTACGAGCGCATCTTTCGCGACTACCTCGGCGTGCGCGAGACCATCTGGCTCGGTGAAGGCTGCGTGGGCGATGACACCCACGG encodes the following:
- a CDS encoding carbon-nitrogen hydrolase; protein product: MSRIFKVGIVQETAASPDIAANVARAVSAVRAAHAQGAQVICLQELFNAPYFCQTLDMKWFDLAEPIPGPTTDRMQALAKELAVVLIVPIYEREAAGLYRNSAAVIDADGALLGVYRKMHIPHDPHFEEKYYFAPGDTDGRALAAPGKVKEADGFRVWRTQYANIGVLICWDQWYPEGARLTSLLGADILFYPTAIGWHPREKAEFGEAQVTAWRTIQRAHAIANGVFVASPNRVGFETAAGSDGLEFFGNSTIYDPFGRILAEAGTEPTVLVATCDTARIEDTRRNWPFLRDRRIDAYGGLSSRFLG
- the acnA gene encoding aconitate hydratase AcnA, translated to MAHPNSFGSRQTLTVGSASYTIFRLDALRGVAGDNLDRLPFSLRILLENLLRCEDNAFVKRADIEALARWDVRQPQDREIAFRTARVLLQDFTGVPCVVDLAAMRDAIAALGGKPGRINPLQPVDLVIDHSVQVDEYGTEAAFMLNVGLEYERNLERYQFLRWGQTAFDNFRVVPPGTGICHQVNLEYLGRVVFTREEAGETLAYCDSLVGTDSHTTMINGLGVMGWGVGGIEAEAAMLGQPVSMLIPEVVGFKLTGKLPLGATATDLVLTCTEMLRKKKVVGKFVEYYGDGLSSLALADRATIANMAPEYGATMGFFPVDAETLRYLRLSGRSEEHVALVEAYCRAQGLFREDGMAPPVFSDAIELDLSTVVPSLAGPKRPQDRIALTDVKANYNASLKAEKERLTAAVAAKVPGSPAAAMVSEGGLGSVGEHSVDCEHRGQKFALRDGAVVIAAITSCTNTSNPSVMLAAGLLAQKAVARGLQVRPWVKTSLAPGSKVVREYFAKAGVQPALDALGFQIVGYGCTTCIGNSGPLPDSISTAIDHGNLTVAAVLSGNRNFEGRVNPQTRFNYLASPPLVVAYALAGRMDIDFDREPIGVGSAGPVFLREIWPTPKEVEDVVLSSVKREQFQREYADVFAGDAEWQAIRIPTGDRYTWDGNSTYVKHPPYFEGMTMTPPGIVPITGARVLGMFGDSITTDHISPAGSIAEKSPAGQWLLSLGVAKKDFNSYGARRGNHEVMMRGTFANIRLKNDLTPGMEGWWTRTAPGAEPTSFFAASEAYAASKTPLVVIAGKEYGTGSSRDWAAKGTMLLGVRAVIAESFERIHRSNLVGMGVLPLEFVDGATRVSLGLTGFETFTIEGLAEGMAPRARLTVVAKDAAGEKRFPVLSRIDTPEELNYYRHGGILAYVLRQLAK
- a CDS encoding peptide ABC transporter substrate-binding protein, with protein sequence MDVHRLAPSLVFAALTACGGSADDSAEAGGGTIVFAVAGEPETLVPPSVMSVQARIPVDQIFEPLASPGPEGSTLGDAGFMPRLAASWRWSADSSTIDFSIDPTAHFHDGRRVTANDVKFSHELFVDPAVQSPNASSLPAIDSIVVVDSATVRVWFGDRSPERFFRLAANLLVMPQHLLASVDRTRLPESAFAQAPVGSGPYRFVKWERGATMELAADTTRTRNRALPERLLLRFVPDLNAGARSVAAGESDFIENLRPEGMALVAPDGPARVVEYASPDHGYLLFNTRSNGNRKAAHPILGERALRRALGMAIDRRAVVRNALDSLAVVSTGPFSRASWAADTTIAQIPYAVEAARALLDSLGWRDANGDGIRERHGRPLRFQVTVPSVSATRRQIAVTLQEQLRQVGVDAVIDVAEPAVLAPRLTQGKFDAFIHVWHGDASPSGIVQVWGGRDLAQSANFGWYASATVDSLLDLAGHEATRDRARTFYREAYEVIVQDAPAIFLWEPRTFALVHRRIKFDRLDGSGWWMGIPTWRIPAAERLPRDQVRR
- a CDS encoding glycine zipper 2TM domain-containing protein — translated: MPQQYLSPIEAGYAQGYGQPGYAASPPGAYQQAVARQPRIYRAPSSGGSTAGRASGPRVVKHTKRDAAIGAVAGAAIGAVTSGKRDRLKGAVIGAAAGAILGGVIGNNVDLSRIPR
- a CDS encoding agmatine deiminase family protein translates to MPAEWAPHAATWLAWPHHEPDWPGKFAPIPWVYAEIVRALHTSERVEILCHDAAVRDDARARLDAHHVDPNGYRLHLVPYDRGWLRDSLPTMVHDSAGRVVLANWRFNAWAKYDNYALDAELGPAASTITGHDRIEPMRPDGTTRVVLEGGAIDTNGAGLFLTTEECLLSPIQERNPGLGRHDYERIFRDYLGVRETIWLGEGCVGDDTHGHVDDIARFVAEDTVVLAMEADPDDENHRRSVDNLHRLQAFGGGRLNVVTIPYPRAVMMDGQRLPASYANFYIGNRVVLVPTFNDPNDRVALNTLAACFPDREVVGIHAVDLVWGLGTLHCLSQQEPTPQR
- a CDS encoding redoxin domain-containing protein, with protein sequence MASRRLMHSTVAAALLALAPMVGAAQQAETGPKVGDMAPDFALRGSTRYGILRDQVRLSDYRGNTVVLAFFFKARTRG
- a CDS encoding redoxin domain-containing protein; this translates as MEAYRDQYATLFNNGRKVVVIGISVDADTAQYSWARDANFPMLFGSDPDGTVGSLYGAYDAARKTDNRSLYVVGPDGRITFKAQPFRQMAEEAYTELAAAVDKASPKEP
- a CDS encoding DUF4147 domain-containing protein; translation: MLHARPLLEHLLDVALQAADPRRATARVVAELPLRTAPGVIAIGKAAAGMALGALDALAERGLTPTRGVVVSHTGEPATIGGLPHLLGSHPLPDERSRCAAETLAEVAGQARRLDDVLVLVSGGTTSLVAQAIPGSPIEDLRPTFDALLRSGLAIQPMNLLRRRLLRWGAGRLAAALAPAHIHCLIVSDVMGSDLASIGSGPCVRDPATAEDVRAAFVAAAPSLPSSIRDDLGRAIHHASVEPPVPGGARFDRVQTRVILENRHALAAVREAARAARLAVIEEPPADVSGEAADVGVALARSLAAAQRSLGAGERRLWIGGGEPTVTIPAGAQGRGGRCQELALACALEWHALGARSITLLAAGTDGRDGPTDAAGAVVDAHTIDAIRNAGRDPRADLRAHDSGNALDAAGALLLTGPTGTNVNDVVLALIEHPADQP